CTCCGGAATGATCGAACAGCGGGTCGTCGGTGTCGGTGATCGGGGTGTCACCGCTGAAGTACCACTCGTGCAGCGGTCCGACATCGTCTTTCTCGTCGGCGATGAAGCCGTCCAGCGACACCACGTTGTGCATGATTACCGTGCCCACAGATTCTCCTCGAATGCCCGTGCGGATGTCGTTTCGATCGTGCCGATCCGGACGGCGCCGGGCTTGTAGAAAATCACTCGGCGGGCATCGGACCGCTGTCGGGCGGAAAGCCCCGCGCGGCCGGAAACCGGCGCCGCAGCGCCACGTACTGGGTCGGGGTGTGGCCGGTGAAGTCCTTGAACTCTCTGCTGCAGTGAGCCTGGTCGAAATAGCCTGCGGTGTAGGCGATCTCCGTCCAGTCGACCGGGCGCGAGGCGTCCACGGACAGGATCACCCGCGCGAAGCGGTAGATTCGCGCCACCCGCTTCGGCGTCACCCCGATATGCGATGTGAACTGCGCGGCCAAATAGTTGGCGCTCACGCCGGCCGCATCGGTCAGCGCGCCGACCGGCATCGCGCCGTGGGCCCTCGCCAACCGCGCGCCCGCGTACCGAACCAGGTCGAGGCCGCGAACGGGTGTTTCGGCCAGCCGCGAGCGCAGTTCCTCCTCCACCACATCCAGCGCCTCGGCAGCCGAGACGCCGGCGCCGACCCGGTTGCGGATGCGATCCGCGGATCGCTGCCAGAGTTCGTCGAGGGGCACCCATCGATCACGCAGCTCACCGGCCGGGACGCCGACGAACGGCGCCATGCCCCACGGCTTGAAATGCACCCCGACCAGCCGCAGGCGGGCGGGGTACTCGACTACGAAACGCCTGGTCCATACCCCCATGAACCATCCATCGCACATCAGGGCCGGTGGCATCGAAGGCTCGCCGTCCCACAGGCGGACCGGCTCGCCCAGGTTGACGAACAGGTGCGCCGACGGCATCGGCGGGACGGTCATCCGGCGGTGGCGCGGGATCCCGGTCAGGACATAGATGTCGTCGACGAAACGGTCCAGCGGCGGGGCGGGCACCCGGGCGACGTATCGCATGGGTCAAGTGTCGCCGATGGGCCGGCCCCGGTTGCCTAGGTCGCGCGGAAGCTGCGCGCCATCAATCGCTGTGCGGGACCGCGGGTCATATCGGTCCACGCCTGCAACGGGCCGCTCCACCACGGCGAGATCTCGACCGGTTTGGCGGTGACCGCGTGGCACACCAGGTCGGCGGCCTCGTGTGCGGTGAGTCCGGGCATCGATCCGAAATCGGTCGGTGCGCTCATGCGCGTATGCACCAGCGGCATGTAGATCGAGGTGGTGCTGACCCCGTCCGCGGCGATTTCGGTGGCCACCGTCCGTAACCACTGATCGAAGGCCGCTTTCGACGCGCCGTAGGCGGCCCAGCGCGGAGCCGGCGGCATCCGCAGACCCCAGGTGGACATGTTGACGATATGTCCCTGCCGGCGCTCGCGCATCGTGGGCAGCAGCGTCAGCAACAATCGCACCGGGCCGAGGTAGTTGATATCGATCGTGCGGGTGAAATCGTGGAAACGGTCGTAGGATTCGTCGATCGAGCGACGAATCGAGCGACCGGCGTTGTTGATCACCATGTCGACCCGGCCGTGTGTGGCGAGCACCGTGCGGGCCAGTTCGTCGACGGCGTCCATATCGGTGAGGTCGGCGCGGTAGCTGTGCGCGACGCCGCCCGCGGCGGTGATGGCGTCGGCCGCTGCTTCGAGTTCGTCGCCGGATCGGGCGACCATCACCACCACCGCGCCCGCGGCGGCCAGTTTGCCGGCGGCGACCTTGCCGATGCCGTGCGATGCGCCGGTCACCAGCACCACCCGCCCGGAGACGGCCGCGCGCAGATCCTTCGCGCGCGGCCGAGTGGTCGGGTACAGCAGCCGGGTGGCGATCCGTTCGGCCAGCGGACGCCCGGGGGAATCGTTCGAGACACTGTCTGTCACAGCCGAAACTGTATTGGCGGGCCCGGCACCGCGGGGCCGGAATGGCCCCACCGGAATCGCGCCGGCGCCATCGAGCGCCGAAACCGGCTCAGTCCGGACCGGCTTGCGCGGTCGCCGGATCCACCGCACGCCGGCGCCGCCGCGACGAGGTTGCCGCCGCCGCGACCGCCATCGCGATCAGCAGCGCCGCGCCGACGGCCACCGCGGTGTGCATCCCGGTGACGAACGAGGTCTGCGCCGCGCGGACGACCCCGGCATCGCCGTGGTGCTCCACGATCGTCTCCCCCAATGTGTCGGCGAAGTCGCCGCCGGACCGGAAGATCAGCGCGGCCAGCGAGCCCAGCAGCGACAAGCCCAGCGCATTGCCCAGTTCGAAACTGGTCTCGCTGATACCGACGGCCGAGCCCGCGCGCTCGGCCGGAACCGACGACACCGCGACCTCCGACACCAGGGTGAACACGATGCCGTAGCCGAGGCCCGCGATCGTGGAACCCGCCAGGTACCAGCCGATTCCACTGTCGACACCGATGCCCAGCAGCGCCAGATTGCCGACGGCGGCCGCGCTGAGCGCCAGCACGAACGACCCCCGGGTGCCGAGCCGGCGTGCCACCCGGGCGCCGCCCATCGAGCAGACGAAGACCGCGATGGCCGCGGGAATACCCAGCAGCGCGGCGCCCAGGACGTCGCGCCCCGCGACCGTCTGCAGATACGTGCTGGTGAGATAGCTCATTCCCGCCAGCGACATCATGCCCACCGTCGAGGATCCGATGGCCACCCGGAACAGCCCGCGGCGGAACAGGCTCAGATCCAGTAGCGGATCGGTCAGCACCCGCTGCCGCCGCACGAACGCCACCAGCACCGCGATACCGGCGATCGCGAGAACCACCGACACCGCGTCGACGCCCTCGGCGGCGGCGCGCTTGACCGCGTACACCAGCGGCAGGATGCCACCGATCGACATGACCACGCTGACCGGATCGAGCGGTCCACGCCCGGACGAGCGGTGTTCGGGTAGCAGCAGCGGAGCCAGCGCCAGCAGTACCAGCAACACCGGTGTGTTGATCAGGAAGATGGAACCCCACCAGAACTTGTGCAGCAGCAGCCCGCCGATCACCGGGCCCACCGCCGAGCCGCCCGCGAAGAACGCCGTCCAGATGCCGATGGCCGTCCCGCGCGCCCGCGCATCGGCGAACAGGCTCGAGATCAGCGCCAGACTCGACGGCAGCAGGGTCGCACCGCCGACACCCATCAGCGCCCGCGCCACGATGAGCATGCCGGCGCCGGAGGCGAAGGCCGCCATCAGCGAGGCGAGTCCGAACACCGTGGCACCCGCGAGCAGAATGGTCCGGCGGCCGATGCGGTCGCCGAGATTGCCCATGGTGATGAGCAGCCCCGCGATCATGAATCCGTAGATGTCGAGGATCCACAGTTGCTGTTCGGCCGACGGGTTGAGGTGTTCGGTCAGTGTCGGCATCGCCAGATACAGCACCGACATATCCATCGACACCAGCAGTACCGGCAGCACCAGCACTGCCAGGCCGAACCAGGCCCGACGGGGAGTAGCGCTCGGCGCGGCGCGCACCGCCGCCGAGGTATGTATGCCGACCATCACCTATCCTTCTCCACGATGCGTACGTCGTACGCGGCCCGGGTACAGCGTACGCATCGGGCCGCGGAAAGGAAAGCGAGATTCCATGCCGGATGATTCCCACCCACCCGCACCGGACGATTCCCACCCACCCGCACCGGACGATCCCCACGCACCGGCGCGGGGCAGATCCCACTCCGAGCGGCTGACCCGCGCGGCGATCGTCGACACGGCCATCGCCCTGGCCGACGCCGACGGCATCGAGGGGTTGTCGATGCGCCGCATCGCCGACCGGATGGGTGTGGGCGCGATGTCGCTGTACCGGCATGTGCCGAACAAGGACGCGCTGCTGGCCGAGATGACCGACGAGGTCGCCCGCCGCTATCCGTATCCGGAGCCGGATTCGGGCTGGACCTGGCGCGAACGGGTGCGGGCGGCCGCCGACATCGACTGGCAGCTGTACCGGCTGCACCCGTGGGTGCTGTTCACCTTCGCGGTGCCGCGCTACAACTTCGGGCCGCACAGCCTGGCCTGTCTCGCCTGGCTGACCGAAGGATTCACCGAGCTGACCGACGATCGGCGCGAGGCCACCCGGATGGCGCTGCAGGTGTGGAGCTATATCGCCGGCATCGCCCTGCAGCAGGTCAGCGCGTCGATGCTGGCCGAACGCGATGCCGACGACGAGGAGACCTCCGGTCTGACGGCACTACTGGAAGGCACGCCGCGCTGGCCCAGCCCCCCGGCACTGGCGCCGCTCGAGGGGACAGGAACCGGCGATCTGCTCGATCCGGAGCGGCAACTGCACTCCGGCCTGATCGCGATGTGCGACGGATTCGCCGCCAGGCACTGACCAGCGCCGGATCCCGCCGCCCCGCAACGACTTCGGCGGAGGTTTTCGCTCACGGTGAGTCTTGGTGGTGGCAAAACGGCCGCGGCCGAGGATAATTCGTGCGGCCACTCGGTGTGCCACCCGAGCGGCCCCTGATCCGCACGACACATAAGGGGTAGTGTGACCACGGCTTTGCCAGTGAATCTGAAGCATGCCAGAGATATTCATCCGAGCCTCGACGTGCCGCTACTACACGAGGCCGTTGTCCCGGAACGAGCGCTGTGGTCACCGGCGGAGTTGCACGAGCTGACCGCGGTCGTGGCCAGCGAGCTGGCGACCCCCCTGCTCGATATCGTGCGATTCGACACCACGCAGCGCTGGTGGGCCCGGCTCGCACTCACCATGGGCGTGGAACTGTGGCTGCTGTCCTGGGCGCCCGGGCAGGGTACCGAACCACACGACCACGGCGGCGCGGCCGGATCGTTCACCGTCTCCATCGGCGAACTCCACGAGGAGTACCGCCACGGGGCCGGGCCCGTGCGTTCGGCGACCTGGCAGGCCGGTGACACGGTGGCGTTCGGACCCGAGCGCGCCCATCAGCTGCTCAACCGCGGCGCCCGTCCAGCCGCCACGGTGCACGCCTACTCACCGCCGTTGCGCCCGGTCCGCGATTACCGGGCACTGACCGATTTCACGGGTGTGTGACCATACGGGTGGATCACCGCGCACGAGAGGAGAAACGGGTATGAGCGCCGAGGATCTACTCGCACAGGCGCGGGCCGGATTGGATCGGGTCACCCCCGGCGAGGCGCAGCGGCGCTTGGAACACGGCGCGCTGGTCGTCGATATCCGCCCGCACGCCAACCGGCTCGCCGAGGGGGAGATTCCGGGATCCGTCGTGGTCGAGCGCATCGTGCTGGAGTGGCGCCTCGACCCGACCGGGAGCCACCGGCTGCCCGGCCTGTCGCCCGAGACCGAGGTGGTGATCGTCTGTAACGAGGGCTACGCCTCGAGCCTGGCCGCCGCCGACGCCCGCCGGCTCGGGCTGGCCCACGCCACCGATCTCGTCGGCGGGTTCCGGGCCTGGAAGGCCGCGGGCCTGCCGGTATCGCCCGGCGGCACCCCCGCGGTTCCGTAGCGACGACACCCGCGGACGGCGGGCCGGTTGCCGATCAGTAGTACGACCGCCCCGCAATCCCACCCGACACCGACCACACCTCCACGATCAGCCCGTCGACGACGCGCAGAATATCGGTGCCACTGATCGCGATCTCACCGTCGGCGCCGGGCCGCCGCGAACCGTACGGGCGGGCGACGAATCCGGTGCGGCCGTGGTCGATGTCGACCACGGCGACACCCTGGACCTCGAACCGCTGCCCCGGCAGCGCCGCGCGGAATGTCGCGATCTGGCGCGCGAACGCCGCGGGATCGCGCACGGTGTCGTACACCTCGGCGCCCGGCTGGGCGTAGCGCAGAGTGAAACGCGGCGCCATGATCCGCTCGGCGAGTTCGAGTTCGCCGTTCCACATCGCCGTCCACCGATCGAACAGTTCGATTCCGAAGTCGCGCACGATAACTCCAATAGTCTCATTGATACGGTATTGCCGAGATGAAGCTATAGTCTCAACGAGACCATGTCAATGAGCGACCGCGGCCGCATCGAACCGAAAGCAGACGACCATGGCGGATTCGGGAGCGCAGGACCACATCGTGCTCGGGCTCATCGCCCGCCACGGCCCGCTGACCCCGTACGAGCTCAAGGCCCACATGGACGAGAGCGTCGAATACTTCTGGCCGGTGCCGCACGCGCAGCTCTACCGGATTCCGGCCCGGCTGGCCGAGCGCGGGCTACTACACGAGGACGCCGAGGAGACCGGGCGGCGCCGGCGGGTCTTCCACCTCACCGACGCCGGGCGCGAAGCCTTGCGGGACTGGCTGTCGGACCCGGACTGCCCGCCGCCGGAGACCCGCGATCCGGCGCAGGTGAAGCTGTTCTTCGCCGATCTGGGCGCGCCGGGCGATGTGGTCGCGCTGGCGCGGCAGCAGGCCGCCGAGCACCGCGGCTGGCTCGATCGCTATCGCGCGCTGCTCGCCGCGATCGATCCGGACGACACCGTACGCGCCCGATCCCGTTCGCGCGTCCTCGAACTCGGCATCGGCCACGAACAGGCCCAGGTGGACTTCTGGACCGCACTCGCCGAGGATCCGGAACACGGCCCCGGCGGCCCGCGGTCCCGGGACCGAGCGGGTTAGCCGATCACTCGCCGACGACCACCGCGTAGGCGAAACCGTCCCAGCCCTTACCGCCGACGGTCTGCAGCACCGTGGCCTCCACCCGCGGCTCGTCGGCGAGCAGGCGCAGCACCTCGCGGCCGCCGCGCACTCCCGGATCGCCGGCATCGCCGTCGACCAGCGCGCCGTTGCGCACCACATTGTCGACGATGATGATCGAGCCCGGACGGGTCAGGCGCAGCGCCCACTGCACATAGTTGGCATTGTTGATCTTGTCGGCATCGATGAAGACCAGATCGAAGGGTTCGGAGTGGTCCCGCACGACGTCCGGCAGGCTGTCCAGCGCCGCGCCGACCCGGATCTCCACCCGCTCCCCGACTCCCTTGCGGTCGAGGTTCGCGCGGGCGACCTCGGCATGGTGTGGATCGAATTCCAGCGTCACCACCCGGCCCCGCGGTCCCACCGCACGCGCCAGCCACACCGTGCTGTAACCGCCGAGGGTGCCGATCTCCAGCACCCGCCGCGCCCCCGCCGACAGCGCGATCAGATGCAGGAACTTGCCCTGTGGCGGTGAGACGTCGATCGGCGGCAACCCCGCGTCCGAATTGGCCTGTGCCACATCGGAATCACCGTCCCCGATCAGTGTGTCCACCAGATAACGATCGACCGCGCCCCATTCGGTATCCGTCATGAGCGCCAGTCTGCCACCACGATCCGCGGTGCGCCCGTACGCCGGACGGCCGGCGGAGGCCGCGCGGGTCAGAACAGGAAGTACCGCTGCGCCATGGGGAGTTCGGTAGCCGGTTGCTGATCCCAGACCTCACCGTCGATCCGCACCGTGAAGGTGTCCGGTTCCACCTCGATGCGCGGCATGGCGTCGTTGAGCGGCAGATCGGCCTTGGTGCGGCGCCGGACATCGGCCACCGGCACCAGCCTGCGCCGCACCTGCAAGCGCTCGGCGAGGCCGTCCTCGACGGCCTGCGGGGAGACGAAATGCAGCGAGGTCCCCGCGGCGACCACCGGGGCGGCACCGAACATCGGCCGCGGCAGCACCGGCTGCGGGGTCGGGATCGAGGCATTGGCATCACCCATCGCGGCCCAGGCGATCGCGCCGCCCTTGAGCACCGCGTGCGGGCGCACGCCGAAGAAGGCCGGTTCCCATAGCACCAGATCCGCGAGCTTGCCGACCTCGACCGATCCGATCTCGTGATCCATTCCGTGCGTAATCGCCGGGCAGATGGTGTATTTCGCGATATAGCGCCGGACCCGGTTGTTGTCGGCGGCGCCGTCACCGCTCAGTGCGCCGCGGCGGCGCTTCATCATGTGGGCGGTCTGCCAGGTGCGCATCACCACCTCGCCGATCCGGCCCATGGCCTGGGAATCCGAGCCGATCATCGAGATCGCGCCCATATCGTGCAGCAGGTCCTCGGCGGCGATGGTCGAGGGCCGGATCCGGCTCTCCGCGAAGGCCAGATCCTCGGGCACGGCCGGATTGAGATGGTGGCACACCATCAGCATGTCGAGATGTTCGTCGAGGGTGTTGATCGTATGCGGACGGGTGGGGTTGGTGGAGCTGGGCAGCACGTTGGAGTGCGCGGCGACGGTGATGATGTCGGGCGCGTGGCCACCGCCCGCCCCCTCGGTGTGATACGAGTGGATGACCCGGCCGGCGATCGCGGCCAGCGTGTCCTCCACGAATCCGGCCTCGTTGAGGGTGTCGGAATGCAATGCGACCTGCACCCCGGCGGCATCGGCCACACTCAGGCAGGCGTCGATCGCCGCGGGGGTGGTGCCCCAGTCCTCGTGCAGCTTGAAACCGCCCGCGCCACCGCGCAATTGCTCCCACATGGCCTCGGGCCGCACCGTGTTGCCCTTGCCGAGCAGCAGGACGTTGACGGGCCAGCCGTCGGTGGCCTCGAGCATGCGGCCCAGATGCCAGGCGCCCGGGGTGACCGTGGTCGCCTTGGAGCCCTCGGCCGGGCCGGTGCCCCCGCCGACCAGTGTGGTGATGCCCCCGCCGAGCGCTTCCTCGAGCAACTGCGGGCAGATGAAATGCACGTGGCAGTCGATGGCACCGGCGGTGAGAATGCGGCCGTTACCAGCGATGATCTCGGTCGACGGGCCGACCACCAGATCCGGATGCACCCCGTCCATGGTCTCGGGATTGCCGGCCTTGCCGATCGCGCAGATCCGGCCGTCACGAATACCGATGTCGGCCTTGATGATTCCCCAGTAGTCGATGATCACCGCGCCGGTGATCACGGTGTCGGGAGTTCCCTCGGCCCGGGTGGCCCGGGCCTGGCCCATCGACTCCCGCAGCACCTTGCCGCCGCCGAATACCGCCTCGTCGCCGGCCAGACCCGGTCCGCCACTGCGATCCTCGGTGATCTCGACGACGAGATCGGTGTCCGCCAAGCGGATACGGTCACCGGCGGTGGGGCCGAACAGCGCGGCGTAGCGGGCGCGGGAGAGCTCGGTCATCGGTCGAGCGGCCTTTCGTCGGCGTTGTCCCGGGCCGGCGGGGCGCCCGCCGCGACAACGGGTCCCAGTGGTCCCGGAGCGCCGGGGCCGATGCCGTACACCTCGCGGGTGCCACCCAGCGGCACGAGCGACACGCGTTGCGCCAGACCGGGTTCGAAACGCACCGCGGTCCCCGCGGGAATATCGAGACGGCGGCCGTGGGCGGCGTTCCGATCGAATTCCAGGGCGGCGTTGGCCTGGGGGAAGTGCACATGACTACCGACCTGCACCGGACGATCACCGGTGTTGACGACCTCGAATTCGATGCGGTCGGCACCGGCGTTGATCTCGATCGGATCGGCGGCGAGCAGGTACTGGCCCGGCACCACGCCGGATTCGTCCCCGATGGACGTCGTGCTCATGATGTCTGACCTCAGCCGATCGGATGATGGACGGTCACCAATTTCGTGCCGTCGGGAAAGGTGGCCTCGACCTGGACATCGGCGATCATCTCCGGGACGCCCGACATCACGTCGTCGCGGGTGAGCACGGTGCGGCCCGACGACATCAGCTCGGCGACCGTGCGGCCGTCACGGGCACCCTCGAGGACGTGATCGGTGATGATCGCGACCGCCTCGGGATGATTGAGCTTCAATCCGCGGGCCTGCCGCCGGCGGGCCAGTTCGGCCGCATAGCTGAGCATGAGTCGTTCCTGCTCGTGCGGCGACAAACGCACATCGGCTCCTCGGCGGCTCGGGTCGGCGGCGCTGGGCCCGCGCGAATCTCGGTGCTCGATATTTTGGCACGGTCGTACGGACCGCGCTCGGCGGCATGGGGCGGGCCGGGCTAGGCCTTGGCGGCACCCTCGGCGGTGAGGTTCTGCAGCCGCACCTGACCCCGCGCGACCAGCCGGTCCTGCTCATCGGTGATCTGCACCTGCCACAGCTGCTGCGATCGCCCCTGGTGGACCGGGGTCGCCACCCCGCGCAGCGTGCCCTCGCGCACCGCCCGCAGGAAGTCGGTGTTGTTGTTGACTCCGACCACGTGCCCGCGGTCGCCGAACCAGACACCACCGCCGACACTGGCGAGGGTTTCGATGATGGTGCAGTACACCCCGCCGTTGACGATTCCGGCGGGCTGGTGCAGCTGCGGCGAGACCACCCACTCCCCGGCGACGCGATCGGGTCCGATCTCGGTGTACTTCAGGCCGATCAGATCGCTGAAGGTTCCCTCGCTGTAGCGCGTCATCTGTTCCGGCGTCACATCCGCCAGCGAGCCCTCGAACCGGTCGTGCTGTGTCATAGAAGAACACTTACACCACCTGCGGACCGCTCGGTCCGCCGGTATCCGCGCGCGGGCGACAGCGGCGCCGGCGCCCGATCGCGGCTACCGTTGCGATCACGCCGAATGCAACCCTCGTTCCCGAGCGCGGCCCGTCCTACGGTGTCGGCCATGACAGCCGAATCGGGGACGCCGCTCAACGACATCATCGAGGCCACCGCACAGGCCGTGGCGGACGATCCGGCGCAGGCGCAGGTGGTGTTCGCCGCCGACGGAGTCGCGGAGGGCGCCGTCGGCAGTGCCGTCACAGCGGGCAAGTACACGGTGCGCGTCGACGAGCCGGCGGCGCTCGGCGGTGACGGCACCGCGCCGAATCCGGTCGAGTTCTACCTCGCCGCGCTGATCTCCTGTCAGGTGGTGACCTACCGATTCTGGGCGCAGCGGCTCGGCATCGAAGTCGGCGACCTGCGTATCAGCGCCGAGGGCGACCTGGACGTCCGCGGTTTCTTCGGCCTCGAGGACGGCGTGCGCGCCGGCTTCCAGCAGGTCCGGGTCACCGTCCACATCGACGGCCCCGAACCGGCCCAGCGCTACGCCGAGTTGCAGCAGGTCGTGGACGCACGGTGCCCCGTCCTCGACATCTCCACCGGGCACACGCCCGTGCGGACCATACTGGTGACACCGGAGCTGGAACACTCCACCGTCTCCGCCTGACCGTTCCGCCTGATCACTACCGCGATCCAGGCCTTCCGGGGCGGCACCCGCCGCCCGTGCGCGACCCCTTCCCATCCCATCGATCCCCTGGAGCAGAATCCATGACCGACTCCGTCGAGCCGACCGATCCGGCGCAGAACTGGAGCTTCGAGACCAAACAGGTGCACGTCGGCCAGGTCCCCGACGGCGCCACCAATGCTCGCGCGCTACCCATCTACCAGACCACCTCCTACACCTTCCGCGACACCGAGCACGCGGCGGCGCTGTTCGGGCTGGCCGAGCCCGGCAACATCTACACCCGCATCATGAACCCCACCCAGGACGCGGTGGAACAGCGGATCGCCGCCCTCGAAGGCGGCGTGGCCGCACTGCTGCTGTCCTCGGGGCAGGCCGCCGAGACCTTCGCGATCCTCAACATCGCCGGCGCCGGTGACCACATCGTGTCGAGCCCGCGGCTGTACGGCGGCACCTACAACCTGTTCCACTACACACTGCCGAAACTGGGTATCGAGGTCTCGTTCGTCGAGGACCCGGACGATCTCGAGCAGTGGCGCGCCGCGGTCCGGCCGAACACCAAGGCGTTCTACGGCGAGACCGTGTCCAATCCGCAGAACCACATTCTGGACCTGCCCGGTATCGCCGAGGCCGCTCACGCCGCGGGCGTGCCGCTGATCGTCGACAACACGGTGCCGACGCCGTACCTGATCCAGCCGCTGCGCCACGGCGCCGACA
The genomic region above belongs to Nocardia spumae and contains:
- a CDS encoding helix-turn-helix domain-containing protein, with product MRYVARVPAPPLDRFVDDIYVLTGIPRHRRMTVPPMPSAHLFVNLGEPVRLWDGEPSMPPALMCDGWFMGVWTRRFVVEYPARLRLVGVHFKPWGMAPFVGVPAGELRDRWVPLDELWQRSADRIRNRVGAGVSAAEALDVVEEELRSRLAETPVRGLDLVRYAGARLARAHGAMPVGALTDAAGVSANYLAAQFTSHIGVTPKRVARIYRFARVILSVDASRPVDWTEIAYTAGYFDQAHCSREFKDFTGHTPTQYVALRRRFPAARGFPPDSGPMPAE
- a CDS encoding SDR family NAD(P)-dependent oxidoreductase is translated as MTDSVSNDSPGRPLAERIATRLLYPTTRPRAKDLRAAVSGRVVLVTGASHGIGKVAAGKLAAAGAVVVMVARSGDELEAAADAITAAGGVAHSYRADLTDMDAVDELARTVLATHGRVDMVINNAGRSIRRSIDESYDRFHDFTRTIDINYLGPVRLLLTLLPTMRERRQGHIVNMSTWGLRMPPAPRWAAYGASKAAFDQWLRTVATEIAADGVSTTSIYMPLVHTRMSAPTDFGSMPGLTAHEAADLVCHAVTAKPVEISPWWSGPLQAWTDMTRGPAQRLMARSFRAT
- a CDS encoding MFS transporter, producing MVGIHTSAAVRAAPSATPRRAWFGLAVLVLPVLLVSMDMSVLYLAMPTLTEHLNPSAEQQLWILDIYGFMIAGLLITMGNLGDRIGRRTILLAGATVFGLASLMAAFASGAGMLIVARALMGVGGATLLPSSLALISSLFADARARGTAIGIWTAFFAGGSAVGPVIGGLLLHKFWWGSIFLINTPVLLVLLALAPLLLPEHRSSGRGPLDPVSVVMSIGGILPLVYAVKRAAAEGVDAVSVVLAIAGIAVLVAFVRRQRVLTDPLLDLSLFRRGLFRVAIGSSTVGMMSLAGMSYLTSTYLQTVAGRDVLGAALLGIPAAIAVFVCSMGGARVARRLGTRGSFVLALSAAAVGNLALLGIGVDSGIGWYLAGSTIAGLGYGIVFTLVSEVAVSSVPAERAGSAVGISETSFELGNALGLSLLGSLAALIFRSGGDFADTLGETIVEHHGDAGVVRAAQTSFVTGMHTAVAVGAALLIAMAVAAAATSSRRRRRAVDPATAQAGPD
- a CDS encoding TetR/AcrR family transcriptional regulator, with product MPDDSHPPAPDDSHPPAPDDPHAPARGRSHSERLTRAAIVDTAIALADADGIEGLSMRRIADRMGVGAMSLYRHVPNKDALLAEMTDEVARRYPYPEPDSGWTWRERVRAAADIDWQLYRLHPWVLFTFAVPRYNFGPHSLACLAWLTEGFTELTDDRREATRMALQVWSYIAGIALQQVSASMLAERDADDEETSGLTALLEGTPRWPSPPALAPLEGTGTGDLLDPERQLHSGLIAMCDGFAARH
- a CDS encoding cysteine dioxygenase; translation: MTTALPVNLKHARDIHPSLDVPLLHEAVVPERALWSPAELHELTAVVASELATPLLDIVRFDTTQRWWARLALTMGVELWLLSWAPGQGTEPHDHGGAAGSFTVSIGELHEEYRHGAGPVRSATWQAGDTVAFGPERAHQLLNRGARPAATVHAYSPPLRPVRDYRALTDFTGV
- a CDS encoding rhodanese-like domain-containing protein, which translates into the protein MSAEDLLAQARAGLDRVTPGEAQRRLEHGALVVDIRPHANRLAEGEIPGSVVVERIVLEWRLDPTGSHRLPGLSPETEVVIVCNEGYASSLAAADARRLGLAHATDLVGGFRAWKAAGLPVSPGGTPAVP
- a CDS encoding nuclear transport factor 2 family protein, which gives rise to MRDFGIELFDRWTAMWNGELELAERIMAPRFTLRYAQPGAEVYDTVRDPAAFARQIATFRAALPGQRFEVQGVAVVDIDHGRTGFVARPYGSRRPGADGEIAISGTDILRVVDGLIVEVWSVSGGIAGRSYY
- a CDS encoding PadR family transcriptional regulator translates to MADSGAQDHIVLGLIARHGPLTPYELKAHMDESVEYFWPVPHAQLYRIPARLAERGLLHEDAEETGRRRRVFHLTDAGREALRDWLSDPDCPPPETRDPAQVKLFFADLGAPGDVVALARQQAAEHRGWLDRYRALLAAIDPDDTVRARSRSRVLELGIGHEQAQVDFWTALAEDPEHGPGGPRSRDRAG
- a CDS encoding O-methyltransferase, with the translated sequence MTDTEWGAVDRYLVDTLIGDGDSDVAQANSDAGLPPIDVSPPQGKFLHLIALSAGARRVLEIGTLGGYSTVWLARAVGPRGRVVTLEFDPHHAEVARANLDRKGVGERVEIRVGAALDSLPDVVRDHSEPFDLVFIDADKINNANYVQWALRLTRPGSIIIVDNVVRNGALVDGDAGDPGVRGGREVLRLLADEPRVEATVLQTVGGKGWDGFAYAVVVGE
- a CDS encoding urease subunit alpha; the protein is MTELSRARYAALFGPTAGDRIRLADTDLVVEITEDRSGGPGLAGDEAVFGGGKVLRESMGQARATRAEGTPDTVITGAVIIDYWGIIKADIGIRDGRICAIGKAGNPETMDGVHPDLVVGPSTEIIAGNGRILTAGAIDCHVHFICPQLLEEALGGGITTLVGGGTGPAEGSKATTVTPGAWHLGRMLEATDGWPVNVLLLGKGNTVRPEAMWEQLRGGAGGFKLHEDWGTTPAAIDACLSVADAAGVQVALHSDTLNEAGFVEDTLAAIAGRVIHSYHTEGAGGGHAPDIITVAAHSNVLPSSTNPTRPHTINTLDEHLDMLMVCHHLNPAVPEDLAFAESRIRPSTIAAEDLLHDMGAISMIGSDSQAMGRIGEVVMRTWQTAHMMKRRRGALSGDGAADNNRVRRYIAKYTICPAITHGMDHEIGSVEVGKLADLVLWEPAFFGVRPHAVLKGGAIAWAAMGDANASIPTPQPVLPRPMFGAAPVVAAGTSLHFVSPQAVEDGLAERLQVRRRLVPVADVRRRTKADLPLNDAMPRIEVEPDTFTVRIDGEVWDQQPATELPMAQRYFLF
- a CDS encoding urease subunit beta is translated as MSTTSIGDESGVVPGQYLLAADPIEINAGADRIEFEVVNTGDRPVQVGSHVHFPQANAALEFDRNAAHGRRLDIPAGTAVRFEPGLAQRVSLVPLGGTREVYGIGPGAPGPLGPVVAAGAPPARDNADERPLDR
- a CDS encoding urease subunit gamma, translating into MRLSPHEQERLMLSYAAELARRRQARGLKLNHPEAVAIITDHVLEGARDGRTVAELMSSGRTVLTRDDVMSGVPEMIADVQVEATFPDGTKLVTVHHPIG
- a CDS encoding PaaI family thioesterase, which encodes MTRYSEGTFSDLIGLKYTEIGPDRVAGEWVVSPQLHQPAGIVNGGVYCTIIETLASVGGGVWFGDRGHVVGVNNNTDFLRAVREGTLRGVATPVHQGRSQQLWQVQITDEQDRLVARGQVRLQNLTAEGAAKA
- a CDS encoding OsmC family protein, with the protein product MTAESGTPLNDIIEATAQAVADDPAQAQVVFAADGVAEGAVGSAVTAGKYTVRVDEPAALGGDGTAPNPVEFYLAALISCQVVTYRFWAQRLGIEVGDLRISAEGDLDVRGFFGLEDGVRAGFQQVRVTVHIDGPEPAQRYAELQQVVDARCPVLDISTGHTPVRTILVTPELEHSTVSA